The genomic segment GGCTAACGATGAATTTATCAACAGATTATTGGATAAATATTGTTATCCAATAAAAAATAGCTGCCGGACAACGTTATAACCGTCGTCAGGCAACTCACTATAAGTTACAACGTAACCTTAAACAGCTGACTGAAATTTCTGGTGGTAATTTCAGCAAATTCTTCCAACTCAACGCGCTTTAATACTGCCAGATACTCCGCCACGTCACGAACATATGCAGGCTGATTCTCTTTGCCCCGATGAGGTACCGGAGCCAGATAAGGCGAATCAGTCTCAACCAGCATTCGATCCAGAGGAACATAACGTGCAGCTTCGCGCAAAGCGTCAGCATTACGGAAAGTAACAATGCCAGAAAAGGAAATATAGAAACCAATATCTAAAAGCTTTTTGGCGGTATCACAATCTTCCGTAAAACAGTGCAAAACACCACCACATTCATCGGCCTTCTCATCTTTCAAAATAGCCAACGTATCGGTACGCGCATCACGAGTATGAACAATCACTGGTTTATTGAGTTCTCGCCCAACCTGAATGTGCTGACGAAAACAGTTTTGCTGCAGTGGAATATTATCTTTT from the Limnobaculum zhutongyuii genome contains:
- a CDS encoding metal-dependent hydrolase: MYLVDSHCHLDGLDYAGLHTDLASVLQQARMRDVKACLAVSTTLPGFKTLKQMVDGHDEVFLSCGVHPLNLDEVYQQEELLALADDPRVIALGETGLDYYYQKDNIPLQQNCFRQHIQVGRELNKPVIVHTRDARTDTLAILKDEKADECGGVLHCFTEDCDTAKKLLDIGFYISFSGIVTFRNADALREAARYVPLDRMLVETDSPYLAPVPHRGKENQPAYVRDVAEYLAVLKRVELEEFAEITTRNFSQLFKVTL